A stretch of Planococcus citri chromosome 5, ihPlaCitr1.1, whole genome shotgun sequence DNA encodes these proteins:
- the LOC135849100 gene encoding gastrula zinc finger protein XlCGF71.1-like has translation MWKKVSQKYSLIAHLRIHSGVKPFSCQTCGKSFAQKNGLTQHQRTHTEEKPFKCGICDARFKRNDTKLAHERVHVKGACFECAECGKKVSQKYSLIEHLRLHSGVKPFSCQMCSKSFANKPHLTRHQRTHTKEKPFKCRICNQGFKRNDTKLAHERLHMERAYFECAACGKKLSRKWSLITHLRVHSGEKPFSCQKCSKRFSLKCSLIKHQWTHSEEKPFKCRICNKQFSQQWNKDMHERFHVEDPPFECAHCGNKFRCKSTLVSHILFKCT, from the coding sequence ATGTGGAAAAAAGTATCCCAAAAATACTCGCTCATTGCACACCTGAGAATACATTCCGGCGTGAAACCGTTTTCTTGCCAAACGTGTGGCAaaagttttgctcaaaaaaatggtcTTACTCAGCACCAACGGACACATACTGAAGAGAAACCCTTCAAATGCGGCATTTGTGACGCACGATTCAAGCGTAATGATACTAAATTGGCGCACGAACGCGTGCATGTGAAAGGAGCTTGTTTTGAGTGCGCTGAATGCGGAAAAAAAGTATCCCAAAAATACTCTCTCATTGAACACCTGAGACTACATTCAGGTGTGAAACCATTTTCTTGCCAAATGTGTAGCAAAAGTTTTGCTAATAAACCGCATCTTACTAGGCACCAACGAACGCATACTAAAGAGAAACCCTTCAAATGTCGCATATGCAACCAAGGATTCAAGCGTAATGATACTAAATTGGCGCACGAACGCCTGCATATGGAAAGAGCTTATTTTGAGTGTGCTGCTTGCGGAAAAAAGTTATCCAGGAAATGGAGTCTCATTACACACCTGAGAGTACATTCCGGTGAGAAACCGTTTTCTTGCCAAAAGTGCAGCAAacgtttttcattgaaatgcaGTCTTATTAAGCACCAATGGACGCATAGTGAAGAGAAAcccttcaaatgccgcatatgcaacaAACAATTCAGTCAGCAATGGAATAAGGATATGCACGAACGCTTCCATGTGGAGGACCCTCCTTTTGAGTGTGCCCATTGCGGCAACAAATTCCGCTGTAAGAGCACCTTAGTTAGTCACATATTATTtaaatgtacttga